From the genome of Fusobacterium varium, one region includes:
- a CDS encoding outer membrane channel protein, whose protein sequence is MKRKILILSGLILWSICVFSKDLNIGIIFDNNSNFSKNTKVVLQKELDNNFSKTGYVPKITRIGYLNENNLEQLLKEMGKGKELDSIFVFSSSKPENYKELSRNKLYFFPLNFEKSQKAVPRNVSYIYGELDLQKGIEIMKQIPRVSQINIAISNLSDSDIKKLEEKYQNNSVKINIQKATREFLEESERENIPTLLVDYEKSLDKYAFMGYNMDQELGKRIKASVLNYIYFKTGQGINKIEEITSPEGELFYNEEIGIQIGYNLPLSVLQEVSVINKKKVELKKLDLKTAIEIGLKNNLEILKKNQDLITSKYDVNVSNSYRLPQLSANIDGTFLDKKSNDVVFNKAQQNSAKSYLQLSQVIYSEQLNTNVYLSKLAMESKRSDLEQQKLDIIYYISSTYLNILQLNAQLKIQESNYDVLKESLKIANINYKVGSGGVQDIYRLESSLSEAYSNIVSVKNQIKQSTIQLNTYLDLPKNQQYSYEELENISRYFVFNRNFSSFFVNSEKNSAIEEFLLKGALENSNNLNIIENEIKGKKREYSAAGRERIIPTIEAFAQYNKDNMIEPWGKNRNYPPNGEDEYWQAGVKITLPLISGGEIHYKRKSLQSEIDSLNYSKKITESQLSQAVSQAFNEFLTNYIQTYASKQAAEAAAKNMKIVKNLYSNGSINITDFLDAQNNALSQSLENTIKNYSLLNSILKLENLYGKSSLTMSKEEKEQLRNQLSGILKEYK, encoded by the coding sequence ATGAAACGAAAGATTTTAATTTTGTCTGGACTCATATTATGGAGTATTTGTGTTTTTTCAAAAGATTTGAATATAGGTATTATATTTGATAATAATTCAAATTTTTCTAAAAATACAAAAGTAGTGTTGCAAAAAGAGCTGGACAATAATTTCTCAAAGACAGGATATGTTCCTAAAATAACAAGAATAGGTTATCTTAATGAAAATAATTTAGAGCAGCTGCTGAAAGAGATGGGCAAAGGCAAAGAATTAGATTCCATTTTTGTATTCAGCAGTTCTAAGCCTGAAAATTATAAAGAGTTAAGCAGAAACAAGCTGTATTTTTTTCCTTTGAATTTTGAAAAAAGTCAAAAAGCTGTACCTAGAAATGTGAGCTATATTTATGGAGAACTGGATTTGCAAAAGGGAATAGAAATAATGAAGCAGATACCAAGAGTTTCACAGATAAATATAGCTATATCTAATTTATCTGACAGTGATATAAAAAAGCTTGAAGAAAAATATCAAAATAATTCTGTTAAAATAAATATTCAAAAAGCAACTAGAGAATTTTTAGAGGAATCTGAAAGGGAAAATATACCTACACTGCTTGTTGACTATGAAAAATCTTTAGATAAATACGCCTTTATGGGATACAACATGGATCAGGAACTTGGAAAAAGAATCAAAGCTTCTGTACTTAACTATATTTATTTTAAAACAGGACAGGGAATAAATAAGATAGAAGAAATAACTTCTCCAGAGGGAGAATTATTTTACAATGAGGAAATTGGAATTCAAATCGGCTATAATCTTCCTTTGAGTGTATTACAGGAAGTTTCTGTTATAAATAAGAAAAAGGTGGAATTAAAAAAATTAGATTTAAAAACTGCTATAGAAATAGGATTAAAAAATAACCTTGAAATTCTGAAAAAAAATCAGGATTTGATTACAAGCAAATATGACGTAAATGTAAGTAATTCATATAGATTACCTCAGTTATCAGCAAATATAGATGGAACATTTCTGGATAAAAAGAGTAATGATGTTGTATTTAATAAAGCTCAACAAAACTCGGCAAAATCATATTTGCAGCTATCTCAAGTGATTTATAGCGAGCAGCTGAATACCAATGTATATCTTTCAAAATTGGCTATGGAAAGTAAAAGATCTGATTTGGAGCAGCAGAAGCTTGATATTATTTATTATATATCCTCAACATATCTGAATATTCTTCAGTTAAATGCACAATTGAAGATACAGGAAAGCAATTATGATGTACTCAAAGAGAGTTTGAAAATAGCAAATATAAATTATAAAGTGGGATCAGGGGGAGTACAGGATATATACAGACTGGAATCAAGTCTTTCAGAAGCATATTCAAATATAGTTTCTGTAAAAAATCAGATAAAACAATCAACTATACAATTAAATACATATCTTGATCTGCCGAAAAACCAGCAGTACAGCTATGAAGAATTAGAAAACATATCAAGATACTTTGTATTCAACAGAAACTTCAGCAGCTTTTTTGTAAACAGTGAAAAAAATTCTGCTATTGAAGAATTTCTGCTTAAAGGAGCATTGGAAAATTCAAATAATCTGAATATTATAGAAAATGAGATAAAAGGTAAAAAGAGAGAATATTCAGCAGCAGGAAGAGAAAGAATAATTCCTACAATAGAAGCCTTTGCTCAATACAACAAAGATAATATGATAGAACCATGGGGGAAAAATAGAAATTATCCGCCAAATGGAGAAGATGAATACTGGCAGGCTGGAGTAAAAATAACACTTCCTCTTATATCAGGAGGGGAGATACATTATAAGAGAAAATCTCTTCAAAGTGAAATAGATTCATTAAATTATAGTAAAAAAATAACAGAATCACAACTATCACAGGCTGTATCACAAGCCTTTAATGAGTTTTTGACTAACTACATACAGACATATGCTTCTAAACAGGCAGCAGAAGCAGCAGCTAAAAATATGAAGATAGTAAAAAATCTTTATTCAAATGGAAGCATAAATATTACAGACTTTTTAGATGCTCAAAATAATGCATTATCTCAAAGTCTGGAAAATACAATAAAAAATTACAGTCTTTTAAATTCCATATTGAAATTAGAGAATTTATATGGAAAATCATCTTTAACAATGAGTAAGGAAGAAAAAGAGCAGTTGAGAAATCAGCTGTCAGGTATTTTAAAGGAGTATAAATAA
- the hicB gene encoding Antitoxin HicB codes for MKDTYIYPAIFHRAEEGGYWIEFPDLQGANTQGETLEECLYMAKDCLAGYMSILEEEDKKIPEANIPYQGQIEKGDFVQLIEVYMPPYRDEYENKVERRNVTIPRWLNRLAKEKNINCSSLLVAALKNI; via the coding sequence ATGAAAGACACATATATTTATCCAGCAATATTTCATAGAGCAGAAGAAGGAGGATATTGGATAGAATTCCCTGATTTACAAGGTGCTAATACTCAAGGGGAAACTTTAGAAGAATGTCTATATATGGCTAAAGATTGTTTAGCAGGATATATGAGCATTTTAGAAGAAGAAGATAAAAAAATCCCAGAAGCTAATATACCTTATCAAGGCCAAATAGAAAAAGGAGATTTTGTTCAATTAATAGAAGTGTATATGCCTCCTTATAGAGATGAATATGAAAATAAGGTAGAAAGAAGAAATGTAACAATACCAAGATGGCTTAATAGATTAGCAAAAGAAAAAAATATAAATTGTTCTTCTTTACTAGTAGCAGCTTTAAAAAACATTTAG
- a CDS encoding YcfA-like protein: MGTNFKDLIRLLEKNGWKYDRTRGSHYIYVKDGRAIPVPRHNKDIKIGLYHKILKDAGVK; encoded by the coding sequence ATGGGAACAAACTTTAAAGACCTCATTCGCTTGTTAGAGAAAAACGGGTGGAAATATGATAGAACTCGTGGAAGTCATTATATTTATGTTAAAGATGGAAGAGCAATACCAGTTCCAAGACATAACAAAGATATAAAGATTGGGTTATATCATAAAATCTTAAAGGATGCTGGAGTGAAATAG
- the ydfG_2 gene encoding NADP-dependent 3-hydroxy acid dehydrogenase YdfG produces the protein MIREVVPGMVERDKPALVVNIGSVAGDAAYAGGAVYCASKAAVKTLSDGLRIDLVDTKVKVTNIKPGLVETNFSVIRFKGDKDKADKVYKGIEALTPDDIADTVMYICNLPDNVQIPEIIMTPMFQADGRCSYKKDK, from the coding sequence ATGATAAGAGAAGTAGTACCTGGAATGGTAGAAAGAGATAAACCAGCTCTTGTAGTAAATATTGGATCAGTAGCAGGAGATGCTGCATATGCAGGTGGAGCAGTATATTGTGCTTCTAAAGCAGCAGTAAAAACTCTTTCTGATGGACTTAGAATAGATTTAGTAGATACAAAAGTAAAAGTAACTAATATAAAACCTGGATTAGTTGAAACTAATTTTAGTGTGATAAGGTTCAAAGGAGATAAGGATAAGGCTGATAAAGTATATAAAGGAATAGAAGCTCTTACTCCTGATGATATAGCAGATACAGTTATGTATATTTGTAATTTGCCTGATAATGTACAGATCCCTGAAATTATTATGACACCTATGTTTCAAGCTGACGGACGTTGTTCTTACAAAAAAGATAAGTAA
- the ydfG_3 gene encoding NADP-dependent 3-hydroxy acid dehydrogenase YdfG has protein sequence MCNENRLKGKLALITGATSGIGKSCAEKLAGMGVNLILTGRRTEILNEVKAEIEKKYGVKVLTMQLDARNYKEVAEKITALEGEWKNIDILINNAGLALGMEKYILIQLKI, from the coding sequence ATGTGCAACGAAAATCGTTTAAAAGGGAAACTTGCTTTAATTACTGGTGCTACAAGTGGAATAGGGAAATCTTGTGCTGAAAAACTTGCTGGAATGGGAGTTAATCTTATTCTTACTGGAAGAAGAACTGAAATACTAAATGAAGTGAAAGCTGAAATAGAAAAAAAATATGGAGTAAAAGTACTAACTATGCAGCTTGATGCGAGAAACTACAAAGAAGTTGCAGAAAAAATAACTGCTCTTGAAGGAGAATGGAAAAATATAGATATACTTATTAATAATGCAGGACTTGCTTTAGGAATGGAAAAGTATATTCTAATTCAGCTGAAGATATAG
- the aroK gene encoding Shikimate kinase gives MKDNIALIGFMGSGKSTIGRVLAKYLDMKFIDIDKMISAREKKTIPEIFEEKGEAYFRKLEREIVYEESLDNNIVIATGGGVIIDNENIKTLRETSFIVYLDCTIECIYERVKHSKGRPLLNVDDMFEKIKELHSKREILYRISADFSVKIDIESNMYDTAEKIKEAYIYNS, from the coding sequence ATGAAGGATAATATAGCTCTAATTGGTTTTATGGGAAGTGGAAAAAGCACTATAGGCAGAGTTCTAGCCAAATACTTAGATATGAAATTCATTGATATAGATAAAATGATCTCTGCACGAGAGAAAAAAACTATTCCTGAAATATTTGAAGAAAAGGGAGAAGCTTATTTCAGAAAATTAGAGAGAGAGATTGTTTATGAGGAATCTTTAGATAATAATATAGTTATTGCTACAGGTGGAGGAGTCATTATAGACAATGAAAATATAAAAACTCTAAGAGAAACTTCGTTTATCGTGTATTTAGATTGTACTATTGAATGTATATATGAAAGAGTAAAACATAGTAAAGGAAGGCCTCTTCTTAATGTAGATGATATGTTTGAGAAGATAAAAGAACTCCATTCTAAAAGAGAGATATTGTATAGAATATCGGCAGATTTTAGTGTGAAAATAGATATAGAAAGTAATATGTATGATACTGCTGAAAAAATAAAAGAAGCTTATATTTATAACAGTTAA
- the ansA gene encoding L-asparaginase 1 translates to MLDKVLIINTGGTIGMVNSEKGDPNSPLRPANDWNEIAKEHPILEKFSTDYYQFSPLIDSSDMSPEVWISIAEIIEKNYENYRGFVVLHGTDTMAFTASALSFMLKNLDKPVVLTGSQVPLQFPRSDALQNLITSIQIAGNDLYGVKLVPEVCIFFRDTLMRGNRSRKIDATNYFGFSSPNYPAIGEIGGDIRIIKDRILDRPLNKNFYIDGNMNNNVIILELFPGLNPQYLKSIFESTNEIKGVILKTFGNGNAPTNEEFLNVLKYISSKGIVIVDITQCTKGFVKMGLYESSAKLTDAGVISGVDLTPEAAVTKLMYLIGKGYDVEEIKNLCR, encoded by the coding sequence ATGTTAGATAAAGTTTTAATTATCAATACAGGTGGAACAATAGGTATGGTAAATAGTGAAAAAGGTGATCCTAATAGTCCATTAAGACCAGCTAATGACTGGAATGAGATTGCAAAAGAACACCCTATTCTTGAAAAATTTTCAACAGATTATTATCAATTCTCCCCATTGATTGACTCATCTGATATGTCACCAGAAGTATGGATCAGTATAGCTGAAATAATTGAAAAAAATTATGAAAATTATAGAGGATTTGTTGTACTTCATGGAACTGATACTATGGCCTTTACAGCTTCTGCCCTTTCATTTATGCTCAAAAATCTTGATAAACCAGTAGTTTTAACAGGTTCACAAGTACCACTGCAATTTCCAAGAAGCGACGCTCTTCAAAATCTTATCACATCTATACAAATAGCAGGTAATGATTTATATGGTGTAAAACTTGTTCCTGAAGTCTGTATTTTCTTTAGAGATACTCTAATGAGAGGAAATAGGTCGAGAAAAATAGATGCTACTAATTATTTTGGTTTCTCTTCCCCTAATTATCCAGCTATTGGGGAAATAGGAGGAGATATTAGAATTATAAAAGATAGAATTCTTGATAGACCTTTAAATAAAAATTTTTATATTGATGGAAATATGAATAACAATGTCATTATTCTTGAACTATTTCCTGGATTAAATCCTCAATATTTGAAAAGTATATTTGAAAGTACTAATGAAATAAAAGGTGTTATCTTAAAAACTTTTGGAAATGGAAATGCTCCTACTAATGAAGAATTTCTAAATGTACTTAAATATATTTCTTCTAAGGGTATTGTGATAGTAGATATTACTCAATGTACAAAAGGGTTTGTTAAGATGGGATTATATGAATCGAGTGCAAAACTTACAGATGCAGGTGTCATAAGTGGTGTTGATTTAACTCCAGAAGCTGCTGTTACAAAATTAATGTATCTTATAGGAAAAGGATATGATGTAGAAGAAATAAAAAACTTATGCAGATAG
- the aspA gene encoding Aspartate ammonia-lyase, whose amino-acid sequence MIKYRLESDSIGTLEVPADAYYGVQSLRGQNNFHITGYKVSDTFIKALAYVKKATSKANFEAGVITQEVEAAMVQAADEIINGGFRDQFITDVIQGGAGTSMNMNMNEVIANRANEILGGELGKYDKCHPNDHVNYGQSTNDVVPTAGKLTVQFMIKDLLVSLQELFDTLQAKGEEFDHVIKMGRTHLQDAVPIRLGQEFRAFSGPVARDIKRIKEAVEELTYVNMGATAVGTGINADINYVKNVVRILSEVSGFDFKQSPDLVDGTRNLDSFVWLSSALKTCAVNLSKTANDLRLMASGPKAGLAEISLPQQQPGSSIMPGKVNPVIPEVLNQVCFQIFGNDITIVKAAEAGQLELNVFEPVLFFNLFQSIEILKNGIKTFIDNCLKGITAQEENCKAWVDRSVGIITALNPHIGYKNAAEIAKLSIKTGTPVAQIVLERGLLSKEDLDIILNPFEMTKPGIPGKELLNKSK is encoded by the coding sequence ATGATAAAATACAGATTAGAAAGTGATTCAATAGGAACTTTAGAAGTACCTGCAGATGCATATTATGGAGTACAATCTCTTAGGGGGCAAAATAATTTCCACATTACTGGTTATAAAGTAAGTGATACATTTATAAAAGCACTAGCATATGTAAAAAAAGCAACATCAAAAGCAAATTTTGAAGCTGGAGTTATTACTCAAGAAGTAGAAGCTGCTATGGTTCAAGCTGCTGATGAAATTATAAATGGAGGATTCAGAGATCAATTCATCACTGATGTTATCCAAGGTGGAGCAGGAACTTCTATGAATATGAATATGAATGAAGTTATTGCCAACAGAGCTAATGAAATATTAGGTGGAGAACTTGGAAAATATGACAAATGTCACCCTAATGACCATGTAAACTATGGACAATCAACTAATGATGTTGTTCCAACTGCTGGAAAATTAACAGTTCAATTTATGATAAAAGACTTATTAGTTTCTTTACAAGAACTTTTTGATACATTACAAGCTAAAGGTGAAGAATTCGATCATGTAATCAAAATGGGAAGAACTCATCTTCAAGATGCTGTACCTATTAGATTAGGACAAGAGTTCAGAGCATTTTCTGGACCAGTGGCAAGAGATATCAAAAGAATCAAAGAAGCAGTAGAGGAGCTTACTTATGTAAATATGGGAGCAACTGCTGTTGGAACTGGTATAAATGCTGATATTAATTATGTAAAAAATGTTGTAAGAATTCTTTCTGAAGTTTCTGGATTTGATTTCAAACAATCTCCAGACTTAGTAGATGGAACTAGAAATCTTGACAGTTTTGTATGGTTATCTTCTGCACTAAAAACTTGTGCTGTAAATCTTTCAAAAACTGCTAATGATTTAAGACTTATGGCTTCTGGACCAAAAGCTGGACTAGCAGAAATTTCTTTACCACAGCAACAACCTGGTTCTTCAATTATGCCTGGTAAAGTAAATCCAGTTATTCCTGAAGTATTAAACCAAGTATGTTTCCAAATCTTTGGAAATGATATCACTATAGTTAAAGCTGCTGAAGCAGGACAATTGGAATTAAATGTATTTGAACCTGTTTTATTCTTTAACTTATTCCAATCAATAGAAATATTAAAAAATGGAATTAAAACTTTCATAGACAATTGCTTGAAAGGAATTACAGCTCAAGAAGAGAATTGTAAAGCATGGGTAGATAGAAGTGTTGGTATTATTACAGCTCTTAACCCACATATTGGATATAAAAATGCAGCTGAAATAGCTAAATTATCTATAAAAACTGGAACTCCAGTTGCACAAATAGTTCTTGAAAGAGGGCTATTAAGTAAAGAAGATTTAGATATAATTCTAAATCCATTTGAAATGACTAAACCAGGAATACCTGGAAAAGAACTTTTAAATAAAAGTAAATAA
- a CDS encoding Arylsulfatase, with protein MKKRPNILLITSDQQHFNTIGAFNKEIFTPNLDRLVKEGTTFDRAYCPNPTCTPTRASIITGKYPSQHGAWTLGTKLSETENTIGNVLRENGYKSALIGKAHFQPLASTEEFPSLEAYPYLQDLEFWKNYKEKFYGFDHVELARNHTNESHVGQHYAIWLEEKGCKNWRDYYLSPTGNMSEEEYPRLEILVEKEGNILNSRRNWGKWEIPEEYHYNSWIAERCNSMLEEYKDNNENFFLWASFFDPHPEYFVPEPWASMYDPETLTIDEDTLNDDHKYNPPHFKKTQEKNPDFSEYKETGFGIHGMHSHLQKKEDIKKDLALYYGMVSMMDKYIGKILDKLEELGLAEDTIIVFTTDHGHFVGQHGLIRKGPFHYEDLIKIPFIVKYPGFVPENKVSHSLQSLVDLAPTFLSICGIKIPYDMTGIDQTKAWYDENKKLRDHIICENHHEPTTIHLKTYVDERYKLTVYYNQTYGELFDLKEDPKELNNLWDNKEYKELKSELLLKYIWAELGKEPMWMPRIKQA; from the coding sequence ATGAAAAAAAGACCTAATATTTTGTTGATAACTAGTGATCAACAACATTTTAATACTATAGGTGCTTTTAACAAGGAAATCTTTACTCCTAATCTTGATAGATTAGTTAAAGAAGGAACTACTTTTGACAGAGCATACTGTCCAAATCCTACATGCACTCCTACTAGAGCATCTATTATTACAGGAAAATATCCAAGTCAACATGGAGCATGGACTTTAGGTACTAAGTTATCTGAAACTGAAAATACAATAGGAAATGTATTGAGAGAAAATGGTTACAAAAGTGCATTGATAGGAAAAGCACATTTTCAACCACTAGCATCTACTGAAGAATTTCCATCTTTAGAGGCTTACCCTTATTTACAGGACCTTGAATTCTGGAAGAATTATAAAGAAAAATTTTATGGATTCGACCATGTTGAACTTGCAAGAAATCATACTAATGAATCTCATGTAGGGCAACATTATGCTATATGGTTGGAAGAAAAAGGCTGTAAAAATTGGAGAGATTATTATCTGAGCCCTACTGGAAATATGAGCGAAGAAGAATATCCAAGATTAGAAATTTTAGTAGAAAAAGAAGGAAATATTCTCAATAGCAGGAGAAATTGGGGAAAATGGGAAATTCCTGAAGAATATCACTATAATTCATGGATAGCTGAAAGATGTAATAGTATGCTTGAAGAATACAAAGATAATAATGAAAATTTCTTTCTTTGGGCAAGTTTCTTTGATCCTCACCCTGAGTATTTTGTTCCTGAACCTTGGGCATCTATGTATGATCCAGAAACCCTTACTATAGATGAAGATACTCTAAATGATGATCATAAGTACAATCCTCCTCATTTTAAAAAGACGCAGGAAAAAAATCCTGATTTCAGTGAATATAAAGAAACTGGATTTGGTATCCATGGTATGCATTCTCATCTTCAAAAGAAAGAAGATATTAAAAAAGACCTTGCTTTATACTATGGAATGGTTTCAATGATGGATAAATATATAGGTAAAATTCTAGATAAATTAGAAGAATTAGGTCTTGCTGAAGATACTATTATAGTTTTTACAACAGATCATGGACATTTTGTAGGACAACATGGACTTATTAGAAAAGGTCCTTTTCATTATGAAGATCTTATCAAAATACCTTTTATTGTAAAATATCCTGGTTTTGTTCCTGAAAATAAAGTATCTCATTCCCTTCAATCATTAGTAGATCTTGCTCCTACTTTTTTAAGTATATGTGGAATAAAAATACCATATGATATGACTGGAATAGATCAAACTAAAGCTTGGTATGATGAAAACAAAAAACTTAGGGACCATATTATTTGTGAAAATCATCATGAACCTACTACAATACATTTAAAAACTTATGTTGATGAGAGATATAAGTTAACTGTATATTATAATCAGACATATGGAGAACTCTTTGACTTGAAAGAAGATCCTAAAGAATTAAATAATTTATGGGATAATAAAGAATATAAAGAACTGAAAAGTGAGCTACTTTTAAAATATATTTGGGCAGAACTTGGAAAAGAACCAATGTGGATGCCAAGAATAAAACAGGCTTAA
- the yidK_1 gene encoding Uncharacterized symporter yidK, with amino-acid sequence MNLLAVVTFIFFTALVAVISWYLTKNENLDSNSGYFLGGRSLSGVVIAGSLLLTNLSTEQLVGMNGNAFMGGLSVIGYEVTSGITLIFMGLYFLPRYLTSGFTTVPQFLEERYDKGTRNIVAILFLISLGIIFLPVVLYSGGVALNSLFNVSAMFGISEQAALVLTIWGIGIIGGIYAIFGGLKAVAVSDTINGIGLIAGGILIPVLGLKALGDGNFTQGIEKLIINHPEKLNAIGDATAPVPFSTLFTGIILINTFYWCTNQAIVQRAFGAKSLAEGQKGVIYAGFLKIFAPIILAIPGIIAFHLYGNEITKGDFAYPILVNKVLPTPLVGFFGAVLFGAILSSFNSALNSASTLFCLDLYKPMVNPNIEDKKLVTVGKIFGTVLGILAILVAPYIVNAPNGLFEFMKKFMGFFNVPTLVIVFVGFFSRKIPAIAAKVAIFVFMFLYGMMQFVYKVNISFLHVLGMLFVLCVIIMVIIGYIAPMKTPYVQSIKNEISLTHWRYAKPMSALIVTTTIYVYTLLSHSGLVGFTENIGNRFMIITAVYIVLSAVLFVLVDKMGMAKTKETVKQTI; translated from the coding sequence ATGAATCTATTGGCAGTGGTTACATTTATTTTCTTTACTGCACTGGTTGCAGTAATATCTTGGTATCTTACAAAAAATGAAAATCTTGATTCTAACAGTGGGTATTTTTTAGGTGGTAGAAGTTTAAGTGGTGTGGTTATAGCTGGTTCATTATTGCTTACTAACCTTTCAACAGAACAGTTGGTAGGAATGAATGGAAATGCATTTATGGGAGGGCTATCTGTAATTGGATATGAGGTAACTTCTGGTATTACTTTGATATTTATGGGATTATATTTTCTTCCAAGATATCTTACAAGTGGATTTACAACTGTTCCTCAATTTCTTGAAGAAAGATATGATAAGGGAACAAGAAATATAGTAGCAATTCTATTTTTAATAAGTCTTGGAATTATCTTTCTGCCAGTAGTATTATATTCTGGTGGAGTTGCTTTAAACTCTCTATTTAATGTATCAGCTATGTTTGGAATATCAGAACAGGCTGCTCTTGTCCTTACTATATGGGGAATAGGTATCATTGGAGGAATATATGCTATATTTGGTGGCTTAAAAGCAGTTGCTGTTTCTGATACTATCAATGGTATTGGACTTATAGCTGGAGGAATACTTATTCCTGTTTTAGGATTAAAAGCTTTAGGAGATGGAAATTTTACACAGGGAATAGAAAAATTAATAATCAATCACCCAGAAAAATTAAATGCTATAGGTGATGCCACTGCACCAGTTCCATTTTCTACACTTTTTACAGGAATTATATTAATCAATACTTTTTACTGGTGTACAAATCAAGCAATAGTACAGAGAGCCTTTGGAGCTAAAAGCTTAGCTGAAGGACAAAAAGGTGTTATATATGCTGGATTTTTGAAAATATTTGCACCTATAATACTAGCTATTCCTGGTATAATTGCTTTTCATCTATACGGAAATGAAATTACTAAAGGTGACTTCGCTTACCCTATACTTGTAAATAAGGTTCTTCCTACTCCTTTAGTAGGATTCTTTGGAGCAGTACTTTTTGGAGCTATTTTAAGTTCTTTTAACTCTGCTTTAAACTCTGCTTCAACATTATTCTGTTTGGACTTGTACAAACCTATGGTCAATCCAAATATAGAAGATAAAAAACTTGTAACAGTTGGAAAGATATTTGGAACTGTTCTTGGAATTCTTGCTATTTTAGTTGCTCCTTATATAGTAAACGCACCAAATGGACTATTTGAATTTATGAAAAAATTCATGGGATTTTTCAATGTTCCAACTCTTGTAATAGTATTTGTAGGTTTTTTCTCAAGAAAAATTCCTGCTATTGCAGCTAAAGTCGCTATCTTTGTATTCATGTTTCTATATGGTATGATGCAGTTTGTATATAAAGTAAATATAAGTTTCCTTCATGTATTAGGTATGCTGTTTGTTCTTTGTGTTATAATTATGGTTATTATTGGATACATAGCTCCTATGAAAACTCCATATGTACAAAGTATAAAAAATGAAATTTCTCTGACACATTGGAGATATGCAAAACCTATGAGTGCTCTTATAGTAACAACAACTATATATGTCTATACACTTCTTTCTCACAGTGGTTTAGTTGGATTTACAGAAAATATTGGAAATAGATTTATGATAATAACAGCTGTCTATATTGTTTTATCTGCTGTACTATTTGTTCTAGTAGATAAAATGGGAATGGCTAAAACAAAAGAAACAGTAAAACAAACTATATAA
- the nanK_2 gene encoding N-acetylmannosamine kinase, giving the protein MEDKLEIPIYVNNNVKNLAIYQMFLDDEFSDFFFLKYGTGVGGSLVIQSELFKKESSLSGEIGHSIINNDENICPVCKRKGCFENNYSERAILEKIERRYSKESTPIIYSMTFGNKSNLSFDTVLKAAESGEIIVLKILQEAADYLAVLILNMFTLFYPKKIVLCGNIFKNDVFINYLFGYIHNKQIFDFKKIISVSTISEKEERCAPIFSVLKERFYML; this is encoded by the coding sequence ATGGAAGATAAGTTAGAAATTCCAATTTATGTAAATAATAATGTAAAAAATTTGGCTATTTATCAAATGTTTTTAGATGATGAATTTTCTGATTTCTTTTTTCTAAAATATGGAACAGGAGTAGGAGGAAGTCTGGTTATTCAAAGTGAGCTTTTTAAAAAAGAATCTTCATTAAGTGGAGAAATAGGGCATTCAATAATCAATAATGATGAAAATATATGTCCTGTGTGTAAAAGAAAAGGCTGTTTTGAAAATAATTATTCAGAAAGAGCTATTTTAGAGAAAATTGAAAGAAGATACTCTAAAGAGAGCACTCCAATTATATATTCAATGACATTTGGAAATAAATCTAACCTTTCTTTTGACACTGTACTTAAAGCTGCTGAGTCAGGTGAGATAATAGTATTAAAAATACTTCAGGAGGCAGCAGATTATTTAGCAGTGCTCATATTAAATATGTTCACTTTATTTTATCCTAAAAAAATAGTTTTATGTGGAAATATTTTTAAAAATGATGTATTTATTAATTATCTTTTTGGATATATTCATAATAAACAGATATTTGATTTTAAAAAGATAATATCTGTGAGTACTATTTCTGAGAAAGAGGAAAGATGTGCACCAATATTTTCGGTGCTAAAAGAGAGATTTTACATGCTATAA